The Amblyomma americanum isolate KBUSLIRL-KWMA chromosome 6, ASM5285725v1, whole genome shotgun sequence genome has a window encoding:
- the LOC144095155 gene encoding uncharacterized protein LOC144095155 — protein sequence MVSFIGPSPGADAAAVVCLLPGDFGGPATSTSLDYVKCSDDGGPFLRHLCLRVDLLLAECKQGEDLLASLAVPRFLCPVPPSTERLHTLPPPPRQPARLPRPSPLP from the coding sequence ATGGTGTCGTTCATCGGCCCCTCCCCAGGTGcagatgctgctgctgtggtgtGCCTGCTGCCTGGTGACTTCGGAGGGCCAGCTACCTCCACGTCTTTAGATTATGTGAAGTGCAGTGACGATGGTGGCCCCTTTCTCCGCCATCTCTGCCTCCGTGTCGATCTCCTCCTGGCAGAGTGCAAACAAGGTGAGGACCTCCTGGCTTCATTAGCTGTTCCCCGCTTCCTCTGCCCAGTGCCACCGAGCACAGAGAGACTGCATACCCTGCCACCTCCTCCAAGGCAGCCCGCAAGGCTGCCAAGGCCATCTCCCCTGCCCTAA